The Pseudarthrobacter sulfonivorans genome includes a window with the following:
- a CDS encoding SRPBCC family protein has product MTQQRTGANVLKREITVTVREHSTAPAHTVFEVLADLRLHPGWGGAEASTLLSIEAPPGQATAGTEFTSTAEDAICRMRDSSVVTEAVRPSRFERVTESALESKKKGTQADWLLVHRYEIHPDGNQSDVTYTCRLVRATALPGPLAMFGIPVLRSLAAGEWARASRAGLRRLIVAAQSTARA; this is encoded by the coding sequence ATGACGCAGCAACGAACAGGAGCCAACGTCCTAAAACGCGAGATTACCGTGACGGTCCGCGAACACAGCACAGCCCCGGCACATACGGTTTTCGAGGTCCTCGCTGACTTGCGCCTCCATCCCGGCTGGGGAGGTGCCGAGGCGTCAACTCTGTTGTCCATCGAAGCCCCGCCAGGGCAGGCCACGGCCGGGACGGAGTTCACCTCCACGGCCGAGGACGCCATCTGCCGAATGCGGGACTCCTCAGTGGTCACGGAAGCCGTTCGACCATCAAGGTTCGAACGAGTCACGGAGTCCGCACTGGAGTCCAAGAAGAAAGGGACGCAGGCGGACTGGCTGCTGGTGCACCGGTACGAAATACATCCTGACGGAAACCAGAGCGACGTCACCTACACGTGCCGGCTGGTACGCGCGACCGCGCTGCCCGGTCCCTTGGCAATGTTTGGCATTCCAGTCCTGCGGTCACTTGCCGCGGGTGAGTGGGCACGGGCAAGCAGAGCAGGTCTGCGCCGGCTCATCGTGGCGGCGCAAAGCACAGCGCGGGCGTGA
- a CDS encoding helix-turn-helix transcriptional regulator → MVDAAVSEGLAEGERLLASADWAAAADAFDSVLAIHDNPLGHDGLATAMWWLRDVDQAIAERTAAYAGFRRLGEEARAFRSALWLAREYAETVGNEPVSRGWLARAEGLASRLPDGVDGGWLAVTRGLLRADPAMARDDARTALAVARNCGDPDLEATALALLGLGTIAAGDVPEGMTLVDEAMVVVTAGELRDKVVFGDICCMVTRASEEACDTSRLGQWNKILLRFMQSTGHPALLEFCGTCCAEIFLASGDIAGAEDWLGKTLRELEQGGHRARCVHPAAKLAELRLLQGRVEEASRLLSGFDDRPDALRATAAVRLAAGDTAVAAALLHRRIHQVGEGLLIVPLLALLAEVELAQDVPFQALATAGRLDEVAAATRWPRAIASSHLTGGRVAAAVGNTALAQERLDAAIAIFGELNMPLEAAKARLALAEALRDSDREVAVHEAGVALAAFDEAGASGLADKAAALLRALGGPARTGPKALGLLSRREREVLALLAEAMTNAEIADRLFISAKTAEHHVSSILAKLQLRSRGEAAAFALRSSLME, encoded by the coding sequence ATGGTCGACGCCGCGGTGTCCGAGGGCCTTGCGGAAGGCGAGCGCCTCCTCGCTTCTGCCGACTGGGCAGCGGCGGCGGATGCGTTCGACTCCGTGCTGGCCATCCATGACAACCCACTTGGCCACGACGGCCTGGCAACCGCCATGTGGTGGCTTCGGGACGTGGACCAGGCGATTGCGGAACGCACAGCAGCCTACGCAGGCTTTCGCCGGCTCGGAGAGGAAGCGCGGGCCTTCCGCTCGGCACTATGGCTGGCGCGCGAGTATGCGGAGACGGTAGGGAACGAGCCCGTCAGCCGTGGTTGGCTTGCCCGGGCGGAGGGCCTCGCATCCCGCCTCCCCGACGGGGTCGACGGCGGCTGGCTGGCCGTGACGCGCGGGCTGTTGCGGGCTGACCCGGCAATGGCGAGGGACGACGCCAGGACCGCGTTGGCAGTTGCGCGCAACTGCGGTGATCCGGATCTTGAGGCGACGGCCCTGGCGCTCCTGGGGCTGGGGACCATCGCCGCTGGCGACGTACCGGAGGGAATGACGCTGGTCGATGAGGCAATGGTGGTGGTAACTGCCGGCGAGCTTCGCGACAAGGTAGTTTTCGGGGACATCTGCTGCATGGTTACGCGAGCCAGCGAAGAGGCCTGCGACACCTCCCGCCTGGGCCAGTGGAACAAGATCCTCCTGCGCTTTATGCAAAGTACGGGGCACCCGGCACTACTGGAATTCTGTGGCACATGCTGCGCGGAGATCTTCCTCGCCTCCGGCGACATCGCTGGTGCCGAGGACTGGCTGGGCAAAACACTCCGCGAGCTGGAACAGGGCGGTCACCGTGCCCGGTGCGTGCACCCGGCGGCAAAGCTGGCGGAACTGCGCCTGCTGCAGGGCCGCGTGGAGGAGGCTAGCCGGCTGCTCTCGGGGTTCGACGATCGCCCAGACGCGTTGCGGGCGACGGCGGCGGTCCGGCTGGCAGCTGGTGACACAGCCGTGGCCGCGGCGCTGCTGCACCGCCGGATCCATCAGGTCGGCGAGGGGCTGCTCATCGTTCCGCTGCTGGCGCTGCTTGCCGAGGTTGAGCTCGCGCAAGACGTCCCGTTCCAGGCCCTGGCAACGGCAGGGCGCCTGGACGAGGTTGCCGCCGCCACGCGCTGGCCTCGCGCAATTGCGTCGTCGCATCTTACGGGTGGTCGCGTCGCGGCCGCCGTCGGCAATACCGCATTGGCGCAGGAGCGGCTGGACGCAGCGATCGCGATTTTCGGTGAGCTCAACATGCCGCTGGAGGCCGCAAAGGCGCGACTCGCACTGGCCGAGGCCTTGCGTGATTCGGACCGTGAGGTGGCAGTCCACGAGGCCGGCGTGGCCTTGGCGGCGTTCGACGAAGCGGGCGCCAGCGGACTGGCCGACAAAGCCGCGGCGCTCCTCCGCGCCCTGGGCGGCCCTGCTCGCACGGGACCAAAGGCACTGGGCCTACTGTCGCGGCGGGAACGCGAAGTACTGGCGCTGCTCGCCGAGGCCATGACGAACGCCGAAATCGCGGACCGCCTTTTCATCAGCGCCAAGACGGCCGAGCACCATGTGAGCAGCATCCTGGCCAAGCTGCAGCTGCGCAGCCGTGGCGAAGCCGCCGCGTTCGCCCTGCGCAGCTCCCTCATGGAATAG
- a CDS encoding nuclear transport factor 2 family protein yields MYDAAALAMGFNECINARDLNGLARLMANNHSFIDTDGNAFIGKAACIEAWRSFFDSFPEYRNIFEAVLARRNSVTVVGHTVCPGFPALEGPALWTAVAAREGLTEWRVYEDKQEERRRLGIDDEWFVHAHPPLNGEAPVS; encoded by the coding sequence ATGTACGACGCCGCCGCATTGGCCATGGGGTTCAACGAGTGCATCAACGCGCGGGACCTGAACGGGCTGGCGCGGCTTATGGCCAACAACCATTCCTTTATCGACACCGACGGTAACGCCTTCATCGGCAAAGCTGCCTGCATCGAAGCCTGGCGCAGCTTCTTCGATTCCTTTCCCGAGTACCGGAACATCTTCGAAGCCGTCTTGGCCCGCCGTAACAGCGTCACCGTCGTCGGCCATACGGTGTGTCCGGGATTCCCCGCTCTCGAGGGACCTGCGCTGTGGACGGCTGTTGCCGCCCGCGAAGGGCTAACCGAATGGCGAGTCTACGAGGACAAGCAGGAAGAGCGACGTCGCTTGGGCATCGACGATGAGTGGTTCGTCCACGCTCATCCTCCGTTAAATGGCGAAGCTCCGGTCAGTTAG
- a CDS encoding HAD family hydrolase → MKFLFYWNGTIADDAARACYATNAALDALGAPRIDPLEFDRKFILPMDEMFLRLGVSGDDLATAASHWNKAMASRDAPIRGGAATFLRTLHDAGEYCAVISAAGEQYLRDELAYFGLTDCFDEVLTGATDKVTALEGLRQEGQALYFGDTEYDIASAVASGCIAVGVLSGYCPEDRLRSAGAQHIITDYEGMDGVTARTLFGGYVTP, encoded by the coding sequence ATGAAATTCCTGTTCTACTGGAACGGCACCATAGCCGACGACGCCGCGCGGGCATGCTACGCCACCAACGCCGCCCTGGATGCCCTCGGGGCGCCGCGCATCGATCCCCTTGAATTCGACCGCAAGTTCATCCTCCCGATGGACGAGATGTTTCTCCGGCTCGGTGTTTCCGGGGACGACCTTGCAACGGCGGCATCCCACTGGAACAAGGCCATGGCCTCACGGGACGCACCGATCCGCGGCGGTGCGGCCACATTCCTCCGGACCCTGCACGACGCCGGCGAGTACTGCGCCGTCATCTCCGCGGCCGGAGAGCAGTATCTGCGCGACGAGCTGGCGTACTTCGGCCTGACGGACTGCTTCGACGAGGTCCTCACCGGCGCCACGGACAAGGTCACAGCACTGGAGGGCCTGCGGCAGGAAGGACAGGCGCTTTACTTCGGCGACACGGAATACGACATCGCCAGCGCCGTCGCCTCAGGGTGCATCGCCGTCGGGGTTCTCAGCGGGTACTGCCCCGAAGACCGGCTGCGGTCCGCCGGAGCGCAGCACATCATCACGGACTACGAAGGAATGGACGGGGTCACTGCACGCACGCTCTTCGGCGGCTACGTGACGCCATAG
- a CDS encoding TOBE domain-containing protein, producing MARTAVPSSPGPPALPGADNNNGRHPVGHWRPDSLGILPAVGGPSTARSPTRGAWSCWCGRIQLPEGGPAGTDSGLGSDAKVGIRPEDVLLGTPGRADAWASEGTAILVEPNGPLRTVHVDLGDEVVLLSCRPDERPDLHSRVSLWALPENIHWFSGPEGLRAGTAAGLGLTAAAMAGAV from the coding sequence GTGGCCCGTACTGCTGTTCCTTCCAGCCCGGGCCCTCCTGCCCTTCCTGGCGCAGATAACAACAACGGCCGGCATCCTGTGGGCCACTGGCGACCCGACTCCCTGGGAATCCTCCCGGCGGTTGGTGGACCGTCTACGGCACGCTCACCGACGCGGGGTGCCTGGTCCTGCTGGTGCGGACGCATCCAGCTCCCCGAAGGAGGCCCTGCCGGGACGGATTCCGGGCTGGGTTCCGACGCGAAGGTGGGGATCCGGCCGGAGGATGTCCTGTTGGGCACACCGGGCCGGGCCGACGCCTGGGCATCGGAAGGGACGGCGATCCTGGTGGAGCCCAACGGTCCGCTACGGACCGTCCACGTTGATCTGGGAGATGAAGTCGTGCTGCTCTCGTGCCGCCCGGATGAGCGCCCGGATCTCCACTCCAGGGTGAGCTTGTGGGCCCTCCCCGAGAATATCCACTGGTTCAGCGGCCCCGAGGGCCTGCGGGCCGGAACGGCTGCCGGGCTGGGCCTCACGGCGGCGGCAATGGCGGGTGCCGTATGA
- a CDS encoding RidA family protein has translation MASIQRIRPQGLISSPAFSHVAIVPPGATTIYVGGQNAVDADGALVGEGDVAVQSARALENARTALAAAGATLGDVVQWTVLFVDGVDLAAAYGAIASELASDEPALVTGARVAALGVPGALVEISAVAAVMR, from the coding sequence ATGGCATCCATACAGCGCATCCGCCCCCAGGGGCTCATCTCGAGCCCGGCCTTCAGCCACGTCGCCATCGTCCCGCCCGGCGCGACCACCATCTACGTCGGCGGCCAGAACGCGGTCGACGCCGACGGTGCACTCGTCGGAGAGGGCGACGTGGCCGTCCAGTCTGCCCGCGCCCTCGAGAACGCACGGACCGCGCTCGCCGCAGCCGGCGCTACCCTCGGCGACGTTGTGCAGTGGACAGTGCTCTTCGTCGATGGAGTGGACCTCGCGGCGGCTTACGGGGCGATTGCATCGGAACTCGCGTCCGACGAACCGGCCCTGGTGACCGGAGCGCGAGTCGCGGCGCTGGGCGTGCCCGGGGCACTGGTCGAGATCAGCGCGGTCGCCGCCGTTATGCGCTGA
- a CDS encoding DUF4386 domain-containing protein, giving the protein MLLIVLPLAFSAAFAALAATFDYPDILRKPTQEILQRFRDGGSGLVLLGWSFAMTAVLLAPAAVLLAGALAGADSTLLALGSAAGVLAAFVQFLRLIRWPFLVPYLARTPTAPDASAARQEAVDIVFQSFNRYLGVAVGEHLGYLFSGAWSVLAGVAMIQSNAVPAWLGIVGIVVGAVLALCSLEFVGSFEPHGRKLAASLTPVTYVVWSLWLAAVGVVLLF; this is encoded by the coding sequence GTGCTGCTGATCGTCCTGCCGCTGGCATTCAGTGCCGCGTTCGCTGCCCTGGCCGCGACGTTCGATTATCCGGACATCCTCCGCAAGCCCACACAGGAAATCCTGCAGCGTTTCCGCGACGGCGGGTCAGGCCTTGTGCTGCTGGGGTGGTCGTTCGCGATGACGGCGGTGCTGCTGGCGCCGGCGGCAGTCCTGCTGGCCGGCGCGCTGGCCGGCGCGGATTCAACGCTGCTGGCGCTGGGGTCGGCGGCGGGCGTGCTGGCCGCCTTCGTACAGTTCCTCCGACTCATCCGCTGGCCGTTCCTGGTGCCCTATCTCGCCCGTACGCCGACCGCCCCCGATGCCTCCGCAGCCCGTCAGGAAGCGGTGGACATCGTCTTCCAGTCCTTCAACCGCTATCTGGGCGTGGCTGTGGGCGAACATCTGGGGTACCTCTTCAGCGGCGCGTGGAGCGTGCTCGCCGGCGTGGCCATGATCCAGAGCAATGCTGTTCCGGCCTGGCTCGGGATTGTGGGGATCGTCGTCGGCGCAGTGCTGGCACTGTGCTCGCTGGAATTTGTGGGATCGTTCGAACCGCATGGCCGGAAGCTGGCCGCGTCGCTGACGCCGGTGACATACGTGGTGTGGTCACTCTGGCTGGCGGCAGTCGGCGTGGTCCTGCTGTTCTAG
- the ligD gene encoding non-homologous end-joining DNA ligase: MSPSKTPAEILDIAGTEVRISSPDKVVFPEPGLTKLDLVRYYLAVADGALRGAGGRPMVLKRFPKGIDAEPFFQKRVPENHPDFIDTTTLHYASGTSAEEAVIRDAAGLAWVVNLGCLDLNPHPVRAEDLEHPDELRVDLDPMPGVGWSQIVDVAYVAREVLDDVGLVGWPKTSGSRGLHILVRIAAQWSYRDVRLAAETLAREVENRAPGLATARWWKEERGESVFVDFNQNAKDRTVASAYSVRPLPDARVSTPLTWDEVRSIRPEQFTVRTVPGRFADVGDPHAGIDDAVGTLDGLLALAAELGPAEKPPRSGDGSGRRQSLMPLIEVARTRTKPEALAALDEWKSRHVDLVSALHPADVLVDGMRGSSSLWYRVRVNLQHVPEPQRPPQEKLIADYDPWAGKEWPGRPGS, from the coding sequence ATGAGCCCGTCAAAGACCCCGGCCGAGATCCTCGACATTGCCGGCACCGAGGTTCGGATCTCAAGTCCGGACAAGGTGGTTTTCCCCGAGCCTGGGCTGACGAAGCTCGACCTGGTCCGCTACTACCTCGCCGTCGCGGATGGTGCGCTGCGCGGCGCCGGCGGCCGGCCGATGGTGCTCAAGCGCTTCCCGAAGGGCATCGACGCTGAACCGTTCTTCCAAAAGCGCGTGCCCGAAAACCACCCCGACTTCATCGATACAACAACGTTGCACTACGCGTCGGGGACATCAGCCGAGGAGGCCGTCATCCGGGATGCCGCTGGCTTGGCATGGGTGGTGAATCTTGGCTGCCTGGACCTCAACCCGCATCCCGTGCGCGCTGAGGACCTCGAGCACCCGGACGAGCTCCGGGTGGACCTCGATCCGATGCCGGGCGTTGGCTGGTCCCAGATCGTTGATGTCGCGTATGTCGCGCGGGAGGTGCTCGACGACGTGGGGCTGGTGGGGTGGCCGAAGACGAGCGGATCGCGCGGACTCCACATCCTGGTGCGCATCGCGGCGCAGTGGTCGTACCGCGACGTGCGGCTCGCCGCCGAGACCCTCGCCCGAGAGGTCGAAAACCGCGCTCCGGGCCTCGCCACCGCGCGGTGGTGGAAGGAGGAGCGCGGTGAGAGTGTGTTCGTCGATTTCAACCAGAACGCCAAAGATCGCACCGTGGCATCCGCGTACTCAGTCCGGCCCCTGCCCGACGCCCGGGTCTCGACGCCGCTCACCTGGGATGAGGTCCGCTCCATCCGGCCGGAACAGTTCACGGTTCGCACGGTGCCCGGGCGTTTCGCCGACGTGGGCGATCCCCACGCAGGCATCGATGACGCGGTGGGCACACTCGACGGACTTCTGGCACTGGCGGCCGAGCTCGGCCCCGCCGAGAAGCCGCCGCGCAGCGGCGACGGCTCCGGCCGCCGGCAGTCGCTGATGCCGCTCATCGAGGTTGCCCGCACCAGGACCAAGCCCGAGGCCCTCGCGGCACTCGATGAGTGGAAGTCCCGGCACGTGGACCTCGTCTCGGCCCTGCACCCCGCCGATGTACTCGTCGACGGAATGCGCGGATCAAGCTCGCTCTGGTACCGGGTGCGGGTGAACCTGCAGCACGTCCCCGAACCGCAGCGTCCGCCACAGGAGAAGCTCATCGCCGACTACGACCCCTGGGCCGGCAAGGAATGGCCTGGGCGCCCGGGATCCTGA
- a CDS encoding three-helix bundle dimerization domain-containing protein, producing MEDTEKHDTIAKVTDLLAARYPDAPRPVVVRVVTEEYETLDAGRIRTYIPTLVEHGARNKLHREFSRRNRET from the coding sequence ATGGAAGATACGGAGAAGCACGACACCATCGCCAAAGTCACCGACCTGCTCGCCGCACGCTATCCCGACGCACCCCGGCCGGTGGTCGTCCGGGTCGTCACAGAGGAATACGAAACACTGGATGCCGGCCGGATCCGGACCTACATCCCAACCCTTGTCGAACACGGCGCCAGGAACAAACTCCACCGCGAGTTCTCCCGCCGGAACAGGGAAACCTGA
- a CDS encoding alpha/beta fold hydrolase — MVRDAPSDSQVPWGVDALEGAITQPAWRSLPSWYLIASEDRMIPPAAQHAMAERAGSTVSEVAASHSVYVSQPQAVASIIKEAAAAR, encoded by the coding sequence CTGGTCAGGGACGCGCCATCCGACTCGCAGGTCCCTTGGGGCGTCGATGCCCTCGAAGGAGCCATCACCCAACCTGCCTGGCGTTCCTTGCCCAGTTGGTACCTGATCGCCTCCGAAGACCGGATGATCCCACCGGCCGCGCAACATGCCATGGCGGAACGAGCCGGTTCCACCGTGTCCGAAGTCGCGGCAAGCCACTCGGTTTATGTCTCACAGCCGCAAGCCGTGGCTTCAATAATCAAGGAGGCGGCAGCGGCCCGCTAG
- a CDS encoding FAD-binding protein produces MQGVRFARAQQLPLSIHGGGHSGSGASVCEGGLMLDLSRMKGIQVDPARGVAQAQTGLLLRELDHEDLYWALSGGGVTRRGHVTHVSPSSGKQCARRRTDLPARESPGSAALLLRIFERCAG; encoded by the coding sequence ATGCAGGGCGTGCGCTTCGCCCGCGCACAACAACTGCCGCTGTCGATACACGGCGGTGGGCACAGCGGATCCGGGGCGTCCGTGTGCGAAGGCGGGCTGATGCTCGACCTCTCCCGCATGAAGGGCATACAGGTGGATCCTGCCCGCGGTGTAGCCCAGGCACAGACTGGACTGTTGCTCCGTGAACTCGACCATGAAGACCTTTACTGGGCCCTGAGTGGAGGTGGGGTAACTCGGCGTGGTCACGTCACTCACGTATCGCCTTCATCAGGTAAGCAATGTGCTCGCCGGCGGACTGATCTTCCCGCCCGAGAAAGCCCGGGCAGCGCTGCGCTTCTACTTCGAATTTTCGAGCGGTGCGCCGGATGA
- a CDS encoding DUF4158 domain-containing protein, producing MAGEYLTAAEEAAYGRYAHEAPEQAVLERFFFLDDLDRELVAKRRGDHNRLGFGLQLVTVRHLGAFLDDPVDVPTAVVDFVAAQVGVADPSCVKRYVERKQTRFEHQWEIAEVYGFVTYASMETELLEWVDRQAWTSDAGPKTLFSRRWPGYAGAACCCRE from the coding sequence ATGGCCGGTGAATATTTAACGGCTGCCGAAGAGGCGGCGTACGGGCGGTATGCGCATGAAGCTCCGGAACAGGCGGTGCTGGAGCGGTTTTTCTTCCTCGATGACCTGGATCGCGAGCTCGTGGCGAAGCGGAGGGGTGACCACAATCGGCTCGGGTTCGGACTCCAGCTTGTGACCGTTCGTCATCTGGGTGCCTTCCTGGATGATCCCGTGGATGTTCCAACCGCTGTCGTCGATTTTGTTGCGGCGCAGGTGGGGGTGGCGGATCCGTCGTGTGTGAAGCGGTACGTGGAACGGAAGCAGACTCGGTTCGAGCACCAGTGGGAGATCGCCGAGGTATACGGTTTCGTCACTTACGCCTCGATGGAGACGGAGCTGTTGGAGTGGGTGGACCGGCAGGCGTGGACCAGCGATGCGGGGCCGAAGACGCTGTTTTCGCGGCGGTGGCCTGGCTACGCGGGCGCCGCGTGCTGCTGCCGGGAGTAA